The nucleotide window AATCATGATAATCGAAACAAAGACAGCGATGATGAACAAAATAACGAGCCACCAAAACTTTTGCATAAAGCCACTAGCGTTCAGGACAAACTTTGTTATGGCCGGCAACTCCCCGCCAAAGTCCTTAAACATATCAACAAAGGTAGGAACAACACTCACTAATAGGAAAATGACAACCCCTATCGCGACGAAGGCTACCGTCACTGGGTAGGCAAGCGCGGAGACAATCTTTTGTTTGGTGAAATGCTGCTTTTCAAAGTGAACGGCAAGCTTTTCTAGTGTATCGTCCATATTCCCTCCGGCTTCTCCGGCCTTTATCATATTGACGAACATACTTGAAAAGATTTTTTTATGCTTTGCAGCTGCTGCCGATAAGGGATGTCCTTCCCGTAGATCTTGTTCAACCACCAACAGGGCTTTTTTTAGCGATTTGCTCTCCGTTTGCTCGGCCAAAATGGAGGTTGCCTCTACAATAGGGACCCCTGCTCGAATCAATGTGGCAAATTGTCTTAAGTAAATAACAAAGTCTTGTAATTTGACTGGGCTTCCGATAGAAATCTCTTTGGTTAGAAGTGTTTCCGCAACCTCATTGATTTCTATGACTTTGATTCCCTTATCTTTTAGCTGTAGGATTGCGTCTCTTCTGGAGGAGGCGTTAACAATCCCGGACTTTTTCCCCTTCTTGTCACGCCCACTGTATTTAAAACGTGCCATTTTATTGCACCTTTTCCTGTATATATGGTGTAGTGGATTCTTTTGCAATGGCACCTGATTCCACTAATTCTTTCATATTTGTTTCAAGTGTGTGCATCCCCTCAGCTCGGGAGGTTTGCATCACATTTACGATTTGATGAATCTTTTCATTTCTGATGAGATTGGCAATGGCTGAGTTATTTAGTAGGATTTCCGTAGCTGCTTTCCTACCCTTTTTATCAGTAGTTGGAAATAACCGTTGAGAAATGATTGAGACTAAAACAGTCGCCAACTGAATTCTAATTTGGGACTGCTGTGTAGGTGGAAACACATCTACTATTCTATTAATCGTTGCAGAAGCACTCGAGGTATGCAAAGTCCCTAGAACCAAATGGCCGGTTTCCGCAGCAGTAATAGCGGTCTGGATAGTTTCCAAATCCCTCATCTCTCCCACTAAAATGACATCAGGATCCTGTCTTAATGCTGCTCTTAATCCATTTGCAAAATCATTCGTATCAAATCCTATTTCTCTTTGATCAATGATACAACCACCATGCTTATGCAAGTATTCAATTGGGTCTTCAAGCGTAATCACATGTTTTCGCTGTGTTTGATTCATATATTGAATAATCGAAGCAAGTGTAGTAGATTTACCACTCCCGGTAGGACCGGTAACAAGGACTAACCCCTGTGGTTTATCGGCCACTTTTTTAATGATAGCAGGTAGTCCCAGTTCATCAAGTGTCGGTATTCTCGTAGGCACAACCCTTATTGCTAATGCAATACATGATCGTTGAAAATAAGCGTTAATCCTAAACCTTGAGACTCCTTGCAATCCGTAAGAAAAATCCAATTCCCTTTTTTCTTTAAACAAATCCCACATATTTTCAGGGATGACTGCCTTGGCTATTCCTTCCGTATCTAACGGTGTTAATGGTTCCTTCCCATATCTCCTTAACTCTCCATTGATTCTCATGATCGGCGGGGTACCAACTGTTACATGGATATCTGAAGCTTTTACTTCAAATCCGGTTCTAAGTAGAAGGTCAATTTTATTTTTCATTGATTATACTCCTAGTCAGGGATCGCAACTCTTAATACTTCCTCAGTTGTCGTTATGCCCTGTTTTACTTTAAGAAGACCATCATCAATTAGAAAGATTGTTTTATTTTTCAATGCAATTTCTCGAAGTTTTGAAAATGATTCCCCATTCATGATGACACGTTTCATGACGTCATCCATGACTAAGACTTCGTGAATTGCAATACGGCCTTTATATCCTGTCATATTGCACGAGGAACATCCTCTTCCCCGAGTAACATTTTCAATTTTCAAACCTCTTCTTGCAAATATTTCA belongs to Neobacillus sp. OS1-2 and includes:
- a CDS encoding type II secretion system F family protein, with protein sequence MARFKYSGRDKKGKKSGIVNASSRRDAILQLKDKGIKVIEINEVAETLLTKEISIGSPVKLQDFVIYLRQFATLIRAGVPIVEATSILAEQTESKSLKKALLVVEQDLREGHPLSAAAAKHKKIFSSMFVNMIKAGEAGGNMDDTLEKLAVHFEKQHFTKQKIVSALAYPVTVAFVAIGVVIFLLVSVVPTFVDMFKDFGGELPAITKFVLNASGFMQKFWWLVILFIIAVFVSIIMIRNNKASKYYLDYFLLRMPLFGKMLQKAALARMTRTLSSLFASSVPILQALSIVENIVENEVIARVISQSRKSLEQGHSLTDPMKKHWAFPPLVTQMISIGEQSGTLDLMLSKVADFYEREVESATDRLKSLMEPLMIVLLAGLVGTIVTSIMIPMFDIFQHVG
- a CDS encoding type IV pilus twitching motility protein PilT; this translates as MKNKIDLLLRTGFEVKASDIHVTVGTPPIMRINGELRRYGKEPLTPLDTEGIAKAVIPENMWDLFKEKRELDFSYGLQGVSRFRINAYFQRSCIALAIRVVPTRIPTLDELGLPAIIKKVADKPQGLVLVTGPTGSGKSTTLASIIQYMNQTQRKHVITLEDPIEYLHKHGGCIIDQREIGFDTNDFANGLRAALRQDPDVILVGEMRDLETIQTAITAAETGHLVLGTLHTSSASATINRIVDVFPPTQQSQIRIQLATVLVSIISQRLFPTTDKKGRKAATEILLNNSAIANLIRNEKIHQIVNVMQTSRAEGMHTLETNMKELVESGAIAKESTTPYIQEKVQ